The genomic segment GCTTACGTCGGCCAGCAGGTGTATTTCGGCATTCGTCCGGAATATATCTCGATTTCTGATGAGCCTTACGCTGAACCCTGCGGCACCGGCGAGATGGTGCGCGTGGAGAACATGGGTCACGAATTCTTCGTTTACCTGAAGGTAGCGGATTTCGAAATGACCTGCCGCATCCCTTCCGATGAAGCTAAGCCAATGATTGAAAAGGGCCTTCACCGTAAGGTGTATTTCAAGTTCGACATGAATAAGTGTCATATCTTTGACGCCAAAACAGAACAGAACATCTCTCTCTGACAGGAGTCTTATAATGAAAAAAGCCCTCGTTAGCACAGCATTAGCCTCTACCCTTGCCCTCTGTGCGTTTCCGTCGCACTCGGCGGAAAACGTTGAACTGCGTATGTCCTGGTGGGGCGGCAATGGCCGTCATCAGGTGACGTTAAAAGCGCTGGAAGAGTTTCACAAGCAGCATCCTGAAATCACCGTAAAACCGGAATACACCGGCTGGGACGGCCACCTTTCTCGTCTCACCACGCAAATTGCGGGCGGCACTGAGCCGGATGTAATGCAGACGAACTGGAACTGGCTGCCGATCTTCTCGAAAAACGGCGACGGATTTTACGACTTAAATCAGGTCAAAGATGTTATCGATTTAAGCCAGTTCGACCCGAAAGAGCTGAAATCCACGACCGTGAACGGCAAGCTGAACGGCATTCCTATCTCCGTTACCGCGCGCGTGTTCTATTTCAATAATGAAACCTGGAAAAAAGCGGGCGTTGAATATCCCAAAACCTGGGATGAATTGATGGCCGCGGGTAAAACCTTTGAGTCGAAACTTGGCAAACAGTATTACCCGGTCGTACTGGAGCATCAGGACGTGCTGGCGCTGCTGAACTCTTACATGGTGCAGAAATACAATATTCCTGCGGTGGACGAGAAAACTAAAAAATTCACCTATAGCAAAGAGCAGTGGGCCGAATTTTTCGGAATGTATAAAAAGCTCATCGACAGCCACGTAATGCCGGACA from the Cronobacter condimenti 1330 genome contains:
- a CDS encoding ABC transporter substrate-binding protein; this encodes MKKALVSTALASTLALCAFPSHSAENVELRMSWWGGNGRHQVTLKALEEFHKQHPEITVKPEYTGWDGHLSRLTTQIAGGTEPDVMQTNWNWLPIFSKNGDGFYDLNQVKDVIDLSQFDPKELKSTTVNGKLNGIPISVTARVFYFNNETWKKAGVEYPKTWDELMAAGKTFESKLGKQYYPVVLEHQDVLALLNSYMVQKYNIPAVDEKTKKFTYSKEQWAEFFGMYKKLIDSHVMPDTKYYASFGKSNMYEMKPWIQGEWAGTYMWNSTITKYSDNLKPPAKLELGAYPMLPEAKDAGLFFKPAQMLSIGKSTRHPKEAALLINFLLNSKEGVAALGLERGVPLSKAAVAQLTEAGVIKDEDPSVSGLKLAQSLPTRLPISPYFDDPQIVAQFGTALQYIDYGQKSVDEAAAEFQRQAERILKRAMR